From the genome of Vitis riparia cultivar Riparia Gloire de Montpellier isolate 1030 chromosome 2, EGFV_Vit.rip_1.0, whole genome shotgun sequence, one region includes:
- the LOC117930175 gene encoding probable pectinesterase 55 has protein sequence MKKCIIVLIVFLVFSYGDWILSTVAAPASIAKQISVPGDYQKISDAVDDGVPTGNNGWILIKVAPGVYTDTVTVPANKPYVIIQGGGKDNTILASKSANKGLADAPLIVRASNFIAKDITFKNTYDLDEVAPAVAGFVQGDKCSFYHFNFLGVQDTLADYNGRHFFSSCYIEGTTDFIFGDGTSIYQDCTINATGSGYITAQGREQANEASGFVFKSANVIGKGPTYLGRAWRAYSRVLFYQSTFADIIDPKGWDAWGNPE, from the exons ATGAAGAAGTGTATAATAGTGCTTATTGTTTTTCTGGTCTTCAGTTATGGAGACTGGATACTGAGTACTGTAGCAGCTCCAGCTTCCATTGCTAAGCAAATCTCAGTCCCTGGAGATTACCAAAAAATTTCTGATGCGGTTGACGATGGCGTTCCCACAGGGAACAATGGATGGATTTTGATTAAAGTTGCCCCTGGAGTTTATAC AGACACTGTCACTGTTCCTGCTAACAAACCCTACGTCATTATACAAGGTGGTGGCAAAGATAACACAATACTTGCTTCGAAGTCTGCTAATAAAGGCCTGGCAGATGCTCCTCTGATTGTAAGAGCAAGCAATTTCATTGCAAAAGATATTACTTTCAAG AACACATACGATCTTGATGAAGTAGCTCCAGCCGTTGCTGGCTTTGTACAAGGAGACAAGTGTTCTTtctatcattttaattttcttggtGTACAAGATACCTTAGCGGATTACAATGGTCGCCATTTCTTCAGCTCTTGCTACATTGAAGGCACTACTGACTTCATTTTCGGTGATGGCACCTCCATTTACCAG GACTGCACAATAAACGCGACAGGAAGCGGTTATATAACAGCGCAAGGCAGAGAACAAGCCAACGAAGCTTCGGGTTTTGTCTTTAAATCTGCGAATGTGATTGGAAAAGGCCCAACATACCTGGGTAGAGCATGGAGGGCTTATTCCAGAGTATTGTTTTATCAATCCACATTTGCAGACATTATAGATCCAAAGGGATGGGATGCTTGGGGAAATCCTGAGTAA